In Hyperolius riggenbachi isolate aHypRig1 chromosome 10, aHypRig1.pri, whole genome shotgun sequence, a genomic segment contains:
- the LOC137534642 gene encoding uncharacterized protein, with protein sequence MKKSMLRKWTYLDGPREEEDARILSLVSPVPVEFVNSPLPKVTSCDASTSTSMDEYWSHMTEMIISLALDIIYLLTGEDYELVRKNSDQLLNSNDPSLGPSRAIVSPPCTLASETNGRERIQRIINRMTEVLYGQAEDFTDLRIKVVEDDEMEKSQVETYELCSQQSTEESEMMEISQLGTQVSDGYNLENTLDRHLLNSTPPTTCDESYCEDRGADPSNAKESSIGSHSVTPNIQPQDCSIKKSPGHPSKESSPSELHPVTSNIGLQPCKANPSPDPSSKDSSPSELHPVTSNIGLQPRIVNPSPDPSSMECSPSELHPVTSNICLRPRKANPSSDPSSKESAASELHPVTSNIGLRLRKANPSPDPSTKESSPSKLHPVTSNIGLRPRKANPSLDPPSKESSPSELHPVTLNIGLRSRVRNSSPDLSSKETSSSKLHPVSSNISLRRRKADPSKESSTSELHPVALNICLRPRKGNPSPDRSSKESSPSELHPVTSNISLRRRKTNPSLDPPKESSSRKLHSETSNICLQPRITNPSPDPSSTESSPSELHLETSNNCLQPCIVNPSPDPSSTESSSSELHPVTANICLRPCIANPSPNPPKESSPSELHPVASDSCLKLHSPSPDPSSKETSSSELYPETLNVCLEPCTANQSPGPSPSVVSSFSKSHAISPNIQVPLNNVKRSVGLSPSKDSSSTKLHPVTLNTSPQCLIVTRSLDAPNSEESSSGNLHMNICPSVVGTPDLSHPNESPTRSHPEIEQNTDGTFPCSQCHKCFENKSELISHLQMHNDQNPFSCSKCGKTFRYQRYVQQHQTVHTGERSFSCSVCGKLFAWKATLLMHQKSHVHERRSSEKTFTCLKCGKTFTRQGHLLMHQKIHTRLSCLECGRFHRRKETFCEVTQYSPGGEAVSPHAVKSTRSHPPSGKFPCSRCDQCFQNKRHLAAHFLTHTCKEAVICLVCGKLFSQMGNLRVHLRTHRGERLFPCTECGKSFSRKEHLIKHQRSHTGERPFSCSRCDKSYILREHLIKHQRSHSDKRPFKCSECEKSFINKGNLYRHHKIHTGERPFACPDCGKAFIQKSDLKKHLVSHTGQRPFACSDCGKTFTQRIHLTAHKKGQCKL encoded by the exons GATGCTAGGATCCTCTCTCTGGTTTCCCCTGTGCCAGTGGAATTTGTGAACAGCCCATTACCG AAAGTAACTTCCTGTGATGCGTCCACATCAACGAGCATGGATGAGTACtggagtcacatgactgagatGATAATAAGCCTCGCCCTGGACATCATctacctgctgactggagag GATTATGAATTGGTGAGGAAGAATTCTGATCAGTTATTGAACTCCAACGATCCTTCTCTTGGCCCATCCCGTGCGATTGTGTCACCGCCGTGCACTCTAGCTTCTGAGACCAACGGTAGAGAGAGGATTCAAAGGATCATAAACAGGATGACGGAGGTGCTTTACGGTCAG GCTGAAGACTTCACTGATCTCAGAATTAAGGTTGTAGAAGATGACGAGATGGAGAAGAGTCAAGTAGAGACCTATGAGCTGTGCTCTCAGCAGTCTACAGAGGAGAGTGAAATGATGGAAATCAGTCAATTAGGAACGCAGGTCTCAG ATGGGTACAATTTGGAGAATACCTTGGACAGACATCTTCTTAATTCTACGCCTCCGACTACATGTGATGAGTCTTACTGTGAGGACAGAGGGGCAGACCCTTCCAACGCAAAGGAATCTTCCATTGGGTCACATTCTGTAACCCCAAATATCCAACCACAGGATTGCAGTATAAAGAAATCACCAGGTCATCCTTCTAAGGAATCTTCTCCCAGTGAATTGCATCCTGTAACCTCAAATATCGGTCTACAACCTTGCAAAGCAAACCCATCACCAGATCCCTCTTCTAAGGACTCCTCTCCCAGTGAATTGCATCCGGTTACCTCAAATATCGGTCTACAACCTCGCATAGTGAATCCATCACCAGATCCCTCTTCTATGGAATGCTCTCCCAGTGAATTGCATCCTGTGACCTCAAATATCTGTCTACGACCTCGCAAGGCAAACCCATCATCTGATCCTTCTTCTAAGGAATCTGCTGCAAGTGAATTGCATCCTGTAACCTCGAATATCGGTCTACGGCTGCGCAAAGCAAACCCATCACCAGATCCCTCTACTAAAGAATCTTCTCCCAGTAAATTGCATCCTGTAACCTCAAATATTGGTCTACGGCCGCGCAAAGCAAACCCATCACTAGATCCCCCTTCTAAAGAATCTTCTCCCAGTGAATTGCATCCAGTTACCTTGAATATCGGTCTTCGATCTCGCGTAAGGAATTCATCACCAGATCTCTCTTCTAAGGAAACCTCTTCCAGTAAATTGCATCCTGTATCCTCGAATATCTCTCTGCGGCGTCGCAAAGCAGATCCTTCTAAGGAATCCTCTACCAGTGAATTGCATCCTGTAGCCTTGAATATCTGTCTACGGCCTCGCAAAGGAAACCCATCACCAGATCGTTCTTCTAAGGAATCTTCTCCTAGTGAATTGCATCCGGTTACCTCGAACATCTCTCTGCGGCGTCGCAAAACAAATCCATCACTAGATCCTCCTAAGGAATCCTCTTCCCGTAAATTGCATTCTGAAACCTCGAATATCTGTCTACAACCTCGCATAACAAATCCATCACCAGATCCTTCTTCTACAGAATCTTCTCCAAGTGAATTGCATCTTGAAACTTCAAATAACTGTCTACAACCTTGCATAGTGAATCCATCACCAGATCCTTCTTCTACGGAATCTTCTTCAAGTGAATTGCATCCTGTTACCGCGAATATCTGTCTACGACCTTGTATAGCGAATCCATCACCAAATCCTCCTAAGGAATCTTCTCCAAGTGAACTGCATCCTGTTGCCTCAGATAGCTGTCTGAAACTTCACTCACCATCACCAGATCCTTCTTCTAAGGAAACCTCTTCCAGTGAATTGTATCCTGAAACATTGAATGTCTGTCTAGAACCTTGCACAGCGAATCAATCGCCAGGTCCTTCTCCTTCTGTAGTATCTTCCTTCAGTAAATCTCATGCTATTTCCCCTAATATCCAGGTACCATTAAATAATGTGAAGAGATCAGTAGGCCTTTCTCCTTCTAAGGACTCTTCTTCcacaaaattgcatcctgttaccCTTAACACCAGTCCTCAATGTCTTATTGTGACAAGATCACTAGATGCACCCAATTCTGAGGAATCCTCTTCTGGTAATTTGCACATGAATATATGTCCCAGTGTGGTGGGCACACCTGATCTTTCTCATCCTAATGAATCCCCTACCAGGTCGCATCCAGAAATTGAGCAAAATACTGATGGGACATTTCCATGTTCTCAGTGTCATAaatgttttgaaaataaatctgAACTAATTTCACACCTCCAAATGCACAATGATCAAAATCCTTTCTCGTGTTCTAAATGTGGAAAAACTTTCAGATACCAAAGATACGTTCAACAACACCAGACAGTTCACACAGGCGAGCGTTCTTTTTCTTGTTCAGTGTGTGGAAAACTTTTTGCTTGGAAAGCAACCCTGTTGATGCACCAGAAAAGTCATGTCCACGAACGAAGATCATCTGAGAAAACTTTTACATGTTTAAAGTGCGGTAAAACTTTTACTCGACAGGGACACCTTCTTATGCACCAGAAAATTCACACACGGCTTTCATGTTTGGAGTGTGGAAGATTTCATAGAAGGAAAGAAACATTTTGTGAGGTCACACAATATTCCCCAGGAGGAGAGGCAGTTTCACCACATGCAGTGAAATCCACTCGCTCACACCCACCTAGTGGGAAATTTCCATGTTCACGGTGTGATCAATGTTTTCAAAATAAGAGGCATCTGGCTGCTCATTTTCTAACTCACACATGCAAAGAGGCTGTAATATGTTTGGTGTGTGGAAAGTTGTTTTCTCAGATGGGAAATCTCAGAGTACACCTGAGAACCCACAGGGGGGAGCGCCTGTTTCCTTGTACCGAATGTGGGAAGTCTTTCTCTCGGAAAGAGCACCTCATTAAACACCAGAGAAGCCACACGGGCGAGCGGCCCTTTTCTTGTTCAAGGTGTGACAAGTCTTATATCCTTCGGGAACACCTCATTAAGCACCAAAGAAGTCATTCAGACAAGCGGCCATTTAAATGTTCAGAATGTGAGAAGTCTTTCATTAACAAGGGAAACCTGTACCGGCATCACAAAATTCACACCGGAGAGCGCCCCTTTGCATGTCCAGACTGTGGTAAGGCGTTCATCCAGAAATCAGACCTTAAGAAACATCTTGTAAGTCACACAGGCCAGCGTCCTTTTGCCTGCTCAGATTGTGGGAAAACGTTTACTCAGAGGATTCACCTTACTGCACATAagaaaggccaatgcaaactataG